In the Cucurbita pepo subsp. pepo cultivar mu-cu-16 unplaced genomic scaffold, ASM280686v2 Cp4.1_scaffold001081, whole genome shotgun sequence genome, one interval contains:
- the LOC111786142 gene encoding pectinesterase inhibitor-like, with translation MASSSFLAVFRIVLLVLFFNGMVPMHAASQDDIVSTICKKTRNPSFCFNVLKSAGTRDLKGLATFTLNLAHDKVAQTRALALSLASKAADPKLKERYATCAEQYDDAADDIEDGKNDLREGDYNGVNIKASAAMTEAGDCLDSFTQPPKDPSALSGNGKTVEDICSIILVIANLLLGRA, from the coding sequence atggcatCTTCTAGTTTTCTTGCAGTCTTTAGGATTGTCCTTTTAGTACTGTTCTTCAATGGGATGGTGCCCATGCATGCGGCTTCCCAAGACGACATCGTTTCCACCATCTGCAAGAAAACTAGAAACCCTTCTTTTTGCTTTAACGTGTTGAAATCTGCTGGCACCAGAGACCTAAAAGGGCTGGCCACCTTCACCCTCAACCTCGCCCACGACAAGGTTGCTCAAACTCGTGCCCTCGCCCTGTCCCTGGCGTCCAAGGCAGCCGATCCCAAGCTTAAGGAGCGATATGCCACCTGTGCTGAACAGTACGACGATGCCGCCGACGACATCGAGGATGGGAAGAACGACCTGAGGGAAGGTGACTACAATGGCGTCAACATTAAGGCGTCTGCAGCCATGACGGAGGCCGGCGACTGTCTGGACAGCTTCACGCAGCCGCCGAAGGACCCATCGGCGCTGTCTGGCAACGGGAAGACTGTGGAAGATATTTGTAGTATCATCTTGGTTATAGCCAATCTTCTCCTTGGGCGTGCctaa